From Hypanus sabinus isolate sHypSab1 chromosome 21, sHypSab1.hap1, whole genome shotgun sequence:
GTTTTTATCAAAAGTAATGTATAAAATGCAATATCAAGAACATTGCTTTATCAGAAGTTTTTTTGTAGGGTAGGCTATCTATTGCAAATAGACAGAACTAAGATCCTTACAATGATAATTGTCTTCCAGTCTTTACTTTGACACAGTTTAGGCTGGGAGCAATGCCAACAAAATATGATCTGAAGATTTATTTCTCTCTTGACAGACCAATGTTTCAGAACAAGCGCTCATTTGGGGCTATGTTTGGGGAGATTGGGCAAGCAATTCAGCCATGAAGTTCAAGAAAGAAAATTCTTGGAAAAGACTTCTTGTCAGAAATTCCTCCAGGCAATGATTTCATCCCACAGATTGCAGGAGTATATTTTGGAGTACAACCTGGATATCAATGCAGCAACTTTAGCTCAAGCAGACCCATTTCAGAGGTTAACATGGAAAAGACCAGGCTCTTGCTTTAAGTTCTCCACCAGAGGACATGGCTAGATAAAATATGCCAACAGGGAACcttctcctcttcttacccccTCCTTGCCAGATCCAAGAAAGAGGCGATCTTGATGCCATAATGGAGGCTTTCCCAGAGGTTCATCTTGGGAGTTACGGTGTTGACccatctggttcaggttctgACCCATTGCCAGGGAAACAGATGGGATTAGTGCTTTGAGAACAAATTGTGAAACGGCGACTGACAACAATAGCTTTAGATTTCCCAATATTTAGTTAAATTAAATCCTAAACAACAATAGCTTTAGATTTCCCAATATTTAGTTAAATCAAATCCTATCAGTATACAATATTATTTGGAAACTTTGACAAATCTCTGTTTTAATTGCCAAATCAGAGTGCCAAGAAATTAATACAAGGCACAGTAAGCAAACattttatcacatgtatatctgCTGGAAAGTTACAAACTGCAGTAGAGTACAAACATTGAACAAGTACTTAAAGACTGAAGAATTCCTTTACTGAGGGAAGAGTTAGAGTTCATGGTACTTATTCTGAGATTCCCCATTTGAGGAGTAGGAAGGTGAAATTACTTAACTGCAATTCTACCTTCCTCCCCCTGGACAGTTCAGCCATAAATGATGCAACTCCACAAGCATGGCATATTTTACAAATTGTATATTGCCACACATCACATGCAGTGAACTTCATGCACCCTACACACACAGACATCCTGCTCAGAAACACAGCACACTTCACTCATCCCACACTTTACACATATGCAAATTCCCCCTCATGAAGAAAAACCACAACTGGGTCCACCATAGCACACCCAGTGCTGCCTCATGAATTGTAATTGGCACAAAGCTGATTTTACTTCTTACTGAGGGGGCAGCTGATTTCACATCTCATACAAAAGATGGCTTTCTCTTGGTACTGCACAGATGTTTTATTTATACCATCTTCCAGCCTGTTTGGCACCAACCCTTAGTAAACCGCTGTATTATACTGAACTCCAAAAGTGAACAAGCTCAACTTTGAACTCCTGACGTCAGGATTACAAATTAAATGCCATAATTATCATCAAAGAATTCAGCCCATCAGTAAGCCCCTGTGTTAGCTCAAAATAATTAACCATGTTGTTGAATAAAGGATTATTCTCTCTGTGCTGGCCCTAAAAATCCCAGACATTGTTGACCTGGCTCGTTCACTCCCCCTGCTGGCTCTCTGCAGGATTTCCAGCAGAGTCTCCTTGCTTTAACAATGGCAAAAGCATTAAAGATATGTGCATCCCTGAATttgcatgtgctttaatttctcTGCACCATGAGATCCCAACTGTGTAGCTTTCCCATCTGTGAAGCAAAATCTGTGGCTCTGAGGAAAGTACTAATCATATCGAGAGCTTTCATTACATCAGAGTACTCCAAAGCATTTCATTgtaaacaaaatatttacatcaTAATTATTGTTCCAATTGTGAAATTTCAGGAGGATATTGGTTGAAGTTGGAGGAGAAATTGGCTGTGCGGTGCTGTTTTTTTTCAATGCTGTGTATCAAAAGATCAATTTTATCCCATTAATCAAATTAGTGATTATTTTTGAGTGAAATGGCACCGATTGTAAAATTGTACCAAATCTGATTATTTTCCCCTTTACATTAACTGTGTCTTGCTTTTCACACTCACTTTGCATTCTTCCATTGACCAAGAAATACATAATTAATAGCTGAACAGCTTCAAGGTTCAGAATGGCTTAACTCCTATTGTCATgaactttaattttttttctttttttccaaaAATATACTTAATtcagaaatattacaaaataaagttatttacatAAAAAACCATTTGTTGACCCTGAGTCCTTATTCAATAAATAAACTCAAGGGGTTAAATAGCTCACTAATATCGCTATACAATCTCAAACTATCTAAGTGACCTATTCTTGTCCCTATACATACAGTAACAGCTTACTACATACCCAATGGTGTGTATACCATGGATACATTCCTAATCATGTATTACATCATTTATACAACAATGGCCTTATGAGACACGGTAGCATAACACATTACAGCGGCAATCTCAgggctcaattcctgccactctctgtaaggagcttgtacgttcgtCCTATGATGCCAAGATGGCGCCAATATAATTGGCAACTTATGGCATGGAGCTCCGTTGGGAATCATCAAAAATTCCTCTTTAGGACCACTATAGCTGAAATTCACAGTCATAGCCGGTAAGCAACATCACTCAGGGTGttaaaaaaatctattgatcCTCAAAATCAGCGGGACCTCAGACTCCAGGCTCACGTTATGAGTGCAGTTCTCCTTTTAGAAATAGGAGGTGGGGGAGGTGCTCTGGTGTACAGGTACAATTGAATCACAGAGGCCttagaccacccccccccccccccccccactgctgaTTACTGTATCCTACTGGAGAATGTGCAGtgtctggaaaataaaactgaagactgCAGTACCAGAAGGATATCAGGGCCTGGTGTACACTTTGCTTCAGGGAAACATGCTACCATTTTGGAAGCAGCACTGCAACCCGAGGCTTCACCGTTCACTGTATAATATGAGTGTTTTAAAGGCACGAGCACTTTAAGTGTAGGGGAGGCAGAGTATGCTTCGTGGTTAATTCATCGTGGTGCACAGATGTGGTGGTTCTGTGTCAATCAACCTTCCCAACCTGGAGCATCTAGCAGTCAAATGGCATCCATTTCACCTGCTGTGGGAGTCTTCTGCCGTTATCCTGGTactggtgtacattccacctcaggccaacatcaggcagacactggaggagctgagcataGTCACAAAACAGTACACCCTGATTCCTTCCCTGTCAATGCAGTGAAAACTCAATCAaatcagcttgaagaagtctctgaacaactaccaccagcATAACTCCTGTGGAACGAGAGAAGCCAACACatttgaccactgttataccaccatcaagaatgcttaccatgCCATCTGGCACCCGcgctttggaaagtctgatcacctggctgtacttcaatTTGCGgcatacaggcagagactaaagatcacagcaccagtggtgaggaccaagaaggtttagTCGAGCGAAGTGGAGGAGtgtttacaggactgctttgagttggtggactggacaacATTCAATCTTCAAATTTGAATGATTACTCCACAGTTTTCACTGATTTAATCAAAATCTTCaagaacatactggacatacccaaaccaaaagctgccAATGAAACAGAAGATTCGTGGTCTGCTGAGggatagatctgtggcattcgactggtgatccagaactatacaataAGTCTAGGTACaacctacagaaggctattttgAGGGGTGAAAAAAATAATCCCAATTGAAGCTAGAGATGTCagttctggcagggtttgcaggcatTACTTTCTACAAggcgaaacctaacatcatgagtggcagtgatgcttcactcctagACAAGCTCAAAACATTTTATGCAttttttgaaaaggagaataaaattacaACTGTGTGAATCTCTGCAATATCTACAACCCTCTGATCTCTGTCTAAGAGGctaacatcagaacatctttcaagagggcaAATCCTCGCAAGGCCTCAGGGCCTGATGTCGAACCTGGTAGAGCACTGAAAAGCTATGCCAGCCAACTGGGGGAAGTGGTCAAGGACAACTTCAAACTCTCACTGATTGAACACAGTGATAatcattccagtgcccaagaaggtctgggtgagctgcctcaatgactatcgcccagttgcATTCACCTATACTGTGAAAAAagggctttgagaggttgattatgACTAGAATCAtctcctggcctcagcaaggaccaggacccactgcaaattgcctataaccacaataggtctacagcggatgcaatctcattggctttgtactcagccttggatcacctggtcaATAGCAATATCCACACCatgcagcattcaacaccatcatacctttagtactaatcaacaacctccaaaacctgggcttctgtaccactctctgcaactTCACTTCCTAATCAGTTACGTAGGCGGAGGCAGAGTTACTTTGGCGCTTATTGGCAACTCCTTTGGGTTCATCTGCGAAATCAGCTTATTTTCTACCTTTGATGCCTCTCGTTTTCCTTTCCAGGGTGGATGGGGTTgtgttgaagaccctgacctgaagtTATACCCAGGCTTCGGCCCTTAGAGGTGGTGGGACCCGCTCCCGGGGGCTCACAACTGGCCACTTTTTAAAATCTCAAAGACACGGCCTAGAAGACTAGGTTCCGAGACTTTGCAGTGCTGCGGATGAGCTGATTCAATGCTGGTGCTGCCGACTGGAGAGTTGTGGTTGGAAACAGAACAATGGAAACGGCATATCAGCTGTCAGGGTCTCGGTACTCAGCGAACTGCTTTCtctctgggtggtggggaagcTTGATGTTGTTTCTCCAGTCGGAGAACTTGGAGGAAAAAAAAGTGGCatgacagacttttaacaccataaatcagtgggttgttttgctatgtctcccctctcgctgtgaaagggaacacctctttttccctttattaaggagagagagcgCCTGTGCTATGTCAAATTGTAGAGTGAACTATtagttttgttgtactgcagatcgtAGTCTTTATTGGGAGCTTTGGTTTTGCTtgattggtgggtggagggtgctgattgTTTTTGACGGAAGTgagtggggggggtgggagagtgctgttgctttgctgctgcttgtgcatgggaaggGGGAGCAGGAGGGCCTCGGGGGGTCCTAACATTTGTATTGTCACTCATCCTTTGGGGCATTCTTCTGTTTTCATGAATGTCTGCAAATAATACGAATTTCAgggtatatattgtatacatttctctgatactaAATGGAGCTACTGAAACTAATGGGGAAAACAGTCAGTGCAGGTCAGAAATGACATCTCTTCCCAAATAATTAACACTGGCAcacttcaaggatgcatgcttagcccactgctctactcttccaTGGTTTCATCAAAACTTGTGACTTGTTTTTTTTGTTCATCAATTTCTAGATGGAGACCCAATCTCTCACCCCAACCCCAACTTTCTGATTCAGAAGCAGGACTACAACAGCAACAACTTAGTGCTCATGGCACAAAGCTATCCTTAAATTGGTTATCTCATTCAAAAAAGTCATAGGATGACATTGGTGCCAAATTTATCTCATGCTGAAAATGGCAAGTGTTTTCACTTCAGCCAGTAAGGCTAGAAACCAAAAGCCCTTAAAAATTAGATGAATAGGAAAATATTAAGTAGCCTCACCTGCAGAGTTTAATGCTGTACAGTGCCTCGGCAAAATGGACCAACCAGGCCACCCAGTAGCTGCAAATgattagaattttaaaaatagaTTTATCCAAAACAGCAGCAACAGAATACAATTAgacacagttcagtttccttctgcacTGTACTGCCTTCAGAATGACAGGAGCCTCAACTATATAGCCATCCAAACCGGATCAAGTTCTGAAGCTTTATATATAACACAAATTCTTTGATCTCTAAGGATCTCATGGTGACATCCCTGGAGCAGAAGTGGCAACCCTTTTGGAAAGCATGTGCCCAAACTGGACATGACCTAAAAAATTCTCTTGTTTGCCATGTCCTGTGCATAACTTTGAGTGGAAGttatcattgattaatgaattagttACAATAATTATCTATCTTAAGGAAATATTATGAGAGCTGTTGCTTATTTACAGGTACTCATTCTTTTACTATTAACATAACAgagatagattgaaataaatgaagcattttagaaacCTGTTCAAAAGTTAAAAATCTTTTAATAAGACAATAGAAAAATAACATGATTTCTAAATAGTATTGTTATTGAAATTGTACTGTATATAATAAATGTGATTGTGAATTTATAAGCTTCGGTGCATATTCATAAAAAATCaaggaaaggaaaataaacaCACTTAACTTTCAGTGAGACTTCTGATGCTGCACTAGCGATAACTAATATTTTATATCTTGCTTGTATTTACTTGTTTGAGAGCTGTACACGTAGCACCAATTTCATCAATGCCTATTCCTATAATTATTTACCTTTACTGTTACTGAATATTCCGAGTTCACGCACAAGTGCCAGAAGAAAAAATATATGCAGAACATAGCCAATACCAACTGGCCCAACCAAATACCGATGTATACACCAGGTTTGCAAAGAATTCAAAATGTAACATCCACATCAAGTGTTCTCACAACCATCCAGCTGTTTCCTGTGATAATATCTCACTGCTCTTGGATTGTAATAGATCATTTACTGCTTCATTTGCAGTTTATATTCCAGTAGAACAGCGGCCACCCAAGTGTGTTTTTGTCTTTTGTAAATGCCTTTTTTATCATTGCAAGGCACTGCTGGACATTCCTACCACATGTGTGGGATGCTCGTTAGCAGAGGGGCTGGAGCCAATGCAGACCACAttgctgcctgctacagaaaTGCCCCGGCGTAGGTGTGGGAAggcggtgtgcagtctaacagcgagtgattgtcttggacgtTTTTATTGTGCCAGACCTGGTTGGACGTTGGTGACacagaatactgcaagtctggttaACTGGCTTATTGGAAAGACCGATGGCGAGGGAGCTGCGTGGCCTCAGATGCAGCACGGACTATGCCTCATGCCGCATTTTCGCCTGTTGAAGCTGCCAGGAGGGGAGACGCTGGGTGTGGTGTGGCACAGCATCTGTGCTGGATTGGGGGCTGACCCGCTGCTggggctgccctccagtgttcacttggtgcaTGACCAGCTGGATTACACACATGCATTTGTCTGCGGACCACTGAGGGCTTGTTCCTGCCAACATTCAAGCTCCATCAATCAATGGGACATGCCActtagggacttgggctatattatattTCTCTTGCATAACTGTATGCTTACTGCTTTCTTGTGTGTGCTATATGTACTTTGTGCCGTGTATGACTATCTTGCATCTTGACCCTGCTTTGTTTGGCTgttttcatgggtattcatgtctggttgaatgataattaaacttgaatttgaactaaaGATAATCattatgattcaggaacagcttcttcccctctgccatccgattcctgaatggactttgaacccgtgggcactacctcattttttaaatatatattatttctgtttttgcacaatttttaatctattcaatatatgtacactgtaattgatttgtaATTATTcatatattattttttcttctatattatgtattgcattgaactgctgctgctaagataacaaatttcatgacacatgctggtgatactaaacctgattctgatgttttttTTGTTATGGGCAGGGTTTAAAGAATAAGGGCAGCACTGCATTCCATGTGGCTATAACATTTTTTCTACATTCTATCTTGGGCACGTCTCATAGATTCATCTCCCCTGGAAGCCCCTCCAGTCCCACAAAGGCATAAACTGGGAGATCAACAAAACAGAATGAAGAGACCAAAGCTTCAAGAAGCAAATGAACAGTATTTGTCAAATGAAGATGGGAGGGAGAAGCTGGAGGGTTGTAGTGCCAGTATATGCCCATAAAACATACCCAATATATAAGTGGGGGTGATACTGGTCCACCAGATATTTGGAGAAGTTGCCCCAGAGTCCCAGGCTCTTGTACGGTATGCTCTCTGGCCAAAACATCAGTAGCTGAAAAGAAGAACAACCCATGTTTTTCAAagtaacaaacaaaaaaaaactcatccAATATTTAGGAGAAACATCTTCACCCAGACAGCAATGAGTGGGTAGAAGAATCAAAAAACAAAGCAGCATTTGGGGGAAAATGACGAGAAGAATGTCTTGCAGGAATAGGCTTGTGTGGAGTAGAAGCAAGTGATAAAAATCAATGTTTGATAAGGGGCAAGTATTGTTAAGACTGTTCCTACAAGCCCCACCACCTAATCAAACAATGACTCGTTTCCCATTTCCATTTactgtttttaaaaaagaaacgTTGCttttgttatgagtgatgaacagacctggacaatggggtgcagagttatccattcccaacccccccccccccccgagaattatgaactattgctgttgttatgctactattgagtgagagagataaagcccaggcaagaacatttgctacagataagagggggagactgttgatttactgtataaTGACTTCTACAAggattatttaccttctactactttgctcgttaacattcctcaggagatagcaggagtggcctgatttgatgaacacagtcattcagagttgatggatagctgagactccgtgagtggggataaaaagacaggtctggagggACACTCTTCAGACCCACCAGTGGACACtgtttgagtgttggaacccacaggaaaggtgggggggggggggcttcgaagaccgaaccaggagatcggtcagtaaaactcacagtgtcacagtgttacagcagggccggtgggacttgtgtgtgtgtccactcttgtcagagtgacgagtccaccacagaagaacattctagctgaagaccagaggggtcataactgaatgaccacaacgatacgaccgattaagaaagcaaaggaaggtttggctgctgtagctgttacctctcgctcggtctctctctctcgctctccaatgatttcaacacaacaaccataactacttcagcatttatgaactgaactttatacttttctatgacaattcatttaaccctagacatcgatagagcttgtttattattgcttattatcattcctacacttttaggtttattactgctaatttatgttatatgtatatttgcattattggtattgttttgcttattttactaataaacacctttagtttggtaccaccagactccaccagattcttctttctctgctggtcagacacccagttacagggtactaACACTTATTTGACACACTTTTTATTTTCCTCCTGTGTATTGTTTGTGATAGTGTTTCAGAGATTAATGCAAATCCTAAAGGTTTCAGGATAATTTAGGACATTTGGTAATACTTACTCAGAGTAATTCATCCTTGATTAGTGAAGGTGCAGGGTAAATGAAGTTTGgtggagagatggggagatgAGTGCTCCCAAGGAGAAATGGGGAAATACAATCATAAGAACTAACAGTTGTCTGATAATTGAAAGAATAAACCAAAAAATAAACTGCACGATTTCAGAAATCTGCCTTTAGCTGGCCAGTTGATTTGAATGGGGAAGGAATAATGGGGTGGGATGTAGAAATGTTAAGATAAATCACAATCCCAGTGCCAAATCATATCCATCAAAGTTCGCTGAGGAAAAGGCACCATTAAAAGACTGAAGTCGAGATTCAACAGGCCACGAAGCACACTATAGGCAGAGCCCTGTTAACCTCTGCAGGAACAGTGGTTGGGGAAGGAACAAAATGCTGCCTCCATGAAGGCAAGcacttaaagaagaaatagcagcCTTTTGCCTCATAAACTTGCTATTTTGCAGAATAAATGGAGTTCTCGCTGCACAATTTTATCCCCGGTCTGTAAACGCAGTCCTAACCCAGCAGGACGTCTGAAACCAGGCAGATACATTTTAAATAGGCTTACAGTGAAATAGCCAAAGGCTCCTGTAATGACAGCCATCCAGAAGACGCTGGTCCTTTTAAAATAAGCACCAGAGACCTCGGCAGACATTCTTTCCACGGGATCCTTACCGCCACCCTCCCTTTCAAACAATTACAGTATTGTTTGGAGGTTCAAAGGTCACTAGCTAATTTCACTTCCTGTTGGGTTTCTTAAAGGCACACTACATGTTTTGAGGGGCGATTAAGATCTGAAAGTACAAATGATGAACAGCTCAGTTGCAAAGAAGTGTTAGCAAGCCCGTCACAAATTCCTTTGCTGCATAGATTGAGTCTCTGAGGCCAGCCTACTTTCCCTGAGGCCTGTGAGGGTAGAGGCCGGACTGAGCCTCCGGGAGGAAGGCAGAGCAAGGCATAACGGACATAATATTTCAATAATTGTGTAGATCAGCTGGCATATGGAGCAGTTATTTCGTTGCAAACTCTGTCTCAATATCCTTGTTGTATTTTAAACAATATTCAGTAGAAATTCGCCTTCAGCTGCAGAATTAAATGGCTATCATCACTCCATCAATGGAAGTAACAATACAGTAGAAGCAAGAGCTCCCTTTATGTAATACCCAAGATGAATGTTTTAGGTCTCATTATTATTCATGTTTGTATCATATTTTGGATTTGTTTTATGCATAGTTTATTGAATTTGCAACCCTTCTATGTACTTGCTGACTTAGGCATGACAGGTTTTTATAATAAGCATGTTATCTCACCCACTTTTCTCAAAATATTGGGCAAAATTCTGATTTTCTCAACATGAAATATAAGCCTGCACATTTTGTAAGAAATGCTGTAATGCAATTTTAAAATGTACTATATTAAAACATATTTTATAATGAAAAATCAGATTTTAACACAAAGTTTTTGAAGCTGTGATTTGTCTCATACTGTACATTGGCAGAACAGGAATTGGAACGGTGTGAATTTCCAGAACACCAGTAGCAATGGCACATCTATAACTtacaacatcagaatcaggtttaaattaatatcactggcatatatcgtgaaatttgttgttatgtggcagtgGTACATTGCACTGCATAACAATAAATGTGaattactgtaaatatatatatttaaaaagttaaattaaccaagtagtgcaaaaagaagaggaaaaaagtagttcaatgtccattcagaaatatgatgacagaggggaagaagctgttcctgaatcattgagtgtatgccttcaggctcctgcacctcctccctgatggtagcaatgagaagagggcacatcctgggtggtgggggtacttaaagatggatgcatccttcctgaaacatcactccttgaagatgtcctggatgcaggAGAGGCTAGTGctgatgatggagctgactcagtttacaactttctgtaggttATTTTGATCCAGTACAGtgcccaccccccataccagaaggtgatgcaaccagttagaagactctccatggtacattgtAGACATTTGCAAATGTCTTTGGCAACATATCAAATCTCACCCCGGAACTCGAaattgctcaccttttccacttctgcttccttaatgaggactggtgtgtgttccccagtcttaccctttctgaagtccacaatcaactctttggtcttactgaggtTGAGTCCAAGGTTGctgctgtgataccactcaaccagctgatagatctcactcctgaacatcttcccatcaccatctgaaattctgccaaccatagctgtgtcatcagcaagtttaaaaatgctgtttgagctgtgtctagccacactttcatggatgtagagagagtagagcagtgggataagcacacatccttgtggtgcgccattgttgattatcagcaagatggagatgttatttccaatccacacagactgttgtattctggtgaggaagtcgaggatccggttgcagagggaggtacagaggaccaGATTTTGG
This genomic window contains:
- the tmem254 gene encoding transmembrane protein 254; its protein translation is MSAEVSGAYFKRTSVFWMAVITGAFGYFTLLMFWPESIPYKSLGLWGNFSKYLVDQYHPHLYIGYWVAWLVHFAEALYSIKLCSDKGITSLRTRVKWAFQTFLFGIASLQQLLSYKPEQKEK